In Stigmatopora nigra isolate UIUO_SnigA chromosome 11, RoL_Snig_1.1, whole genome shotgun sequence, the following proteins share a genomic window:
- the atp6ap2 gene encoding renin receptor: MRREAKMSPTARSRMEALSSVVFAFLFVYANGVRGDTLTVLQAPDFVSFQKGEWPISGEKIPDLVALTMGFSVQEDLFWPGLQAGPLFQRPRANILVVVRGVDSLTFPQSVATYPLENPVPFTLDGVAETVHSLFAEDTPVVLQLAPSEERLYMLGKANAVFEDLPVTLQQIRSRLTQDGSVLATLPLNSLSKNAEADLLFLSEIQVLHDITALLQRHRHLAKDHSPDLYSLELSGLEELSRVYGKDSPQYRHAVALLSTVLQKFGEDVYALYSNGAVVEVVTVKNFEAPLTRKSRSILESKQISNPGSPYNLAYKYNFHYAVVFNIVLWLMIILALAVIAVSYSLWNMDPGYDSIIYRMTNQKIRMD; the protein is encoded by the exons ATGCGAAGAGAAGCCAAAATGTCGCCGACTGCTCGGTCGAGGATGGAGGCGCTGTCTTCTGTCGTGTTTGCCTTTCTCTTTGTCTACGCAAACG GAGTCCGTGGGGACACTTTGACGGTTCTTCAGGCTCCAGACTTTGTATCCTTCCAGAAAGGAGAATGGCCCATCTCTGGTGAGAAGATCCCTGACTTGGTGGCCTTGACCATGGGCTTCTCTGTTCAAGAG GATCTTTTTTGGCCTGGCCTACAAGCCGGTCCCCTTTTCCAGCGTCCCCGTGCTAACATTTTGGTTGTTGTCCGCGGAGTTGACAGCCTTACTTTTCCTCAGAGTGTGGCCACATACCCCTTGGAGAAT CCGGTGCCATTCACTTTAGATGGCGTGGCGGAGACGGTCCACTCCCTGTTTGCTGAGGACACGCCTGTTGTGTTGCAGCTCGCACCCAGCGAAGAG aGGCTGTATATGCTGGGCAAGGCCAATGCCGTGTTCGAGGACCTGCCGGTGACCTTACAGCAGATCCGAAGTCGCCTGACACAAGATGGCTCCGTGCTGGCCACTCTGCCTCTCAATTCCCTCAGCAAGAATGCAGAG GCTGATTTGCTGTTCCTGTCTGAGATCCAAGTTCTGCATGACATCACCGCTCTG CTGCAGAGGCACAGGCACCTAGCCAAAGACCACTCTCCAGACCTTTACTCGCTGGAGTTGTCGGGCTTGGAGGAGCTGAGTCGCGTCTACGGAAAGGATTCTCCTCAGTACCGCCATGCAGTCGCCCTGCTCTCCACGGTTCTTCAGAAG TTTGGAGAGGACGTATATGCCCTCTACAGTAATGGCGCTGTAGTGGAGGTCGTGACCGTGAAGAACTTTGAAGCTCCTCTCACCCGCAAATCCCGATCCATCCTGGAGTCCAAACAGATT AGCAACCCGGGCAGTCCATACAACTTGGCCTACAAATACAACTTCCATTACGCTGTGGTCTTCAACATTGTGCTGTGGCTCATGATCATACTGGCCCTCGCCGTGATTGCAGTCAGTTACAGCCTGTGGAATATGGACCCGGGTTATGACAGCATCATCTACAGGATGACCAATCAGAAGATCAGGATGGActaa